From Geotalea uraniireducens Rf4:
AACGGGGAAAGAGCATCGGCTCCGTTGTTGTCGCCCCGCGGGAATATGAGAAGGCACACCTGCCTGAAGGTCTGAAAAATATCCAGAGAAAAGCAGAACCTGCCGACCTGGAAGCAGTCGCAGCCAATGCAGTCAAGGAAAAGGAGGCTCACAAATTCTGCCTGGCCAAGATCAAGGAACGGGGCATGGAGATGAAGCTGGTCCGGGTCGAGTACCTCTTCGACGGAAGCAAGGCCATCTTCTACTTTACCGCCGACGGCCGGGTTGATTTTCGCGAACTGGTAAAGGACCTTGCCCACGCCTTCCATACCCGCATAGAGATGCGCCAGATCGGCGTCCGTGATGAATCGAAAATGGTGGGCGGAATCGGCATCTGCGGCAGGGAACTCTGCTGCTCGTCGTACCTGCGGGAATTCGAACCGGTATCGGTAAAGATGGCCAAGGAACAAAATCTGGCACTGAACCCGACAAAAATCTCCGGCCAGTGCGGGAGACTCCTTTGTTGCCTTTCCTATGAATTCGACACCTACTGCTCCCTCAGAAAATGCCTCCCGAAATGCGGCAAACACGTACGGTGCGGTTCGGTCGAGGGTGAGGTGGTCAAACTGAACGTGCTGCAAGGGACGGTAACCGTTAAATCCGATCACGACGGTCTGGTGGTGCTCAAGGGTGACGACATCAAACCTGAAAACATAACCGACCGCCAGAAAAAACCGCAGAAGGGGGAACCGGACGAGACCGTCCGCCAGGAAGCCAAACCCCATCCGCCCACCCAGCCGGGCGGCAAGAGCCGCCGGGATCGTCGATCCGACTCCAAGGAAAAGTCCAAAAAGGAGAAATGATGAGCCGCGCCTTTTATGTCACAACCCCCATCTATTATGTCAACGATGTTCCCCACATCGGCCACGCCTACACCACCCTGGCAGCCGACGTGCTGGCCCGTTACAAGCGCCTTAAAGGCTTCGAGGTTTTTTTTCTCACCGGCACGGATGAGCACGGCCAGAAGGTGGAAAAAGCCGCCAACGCTGCTGGCGAAACTCCGCAGGAGCTTGCAGACCGGGTAATGAAACGCTTTCAGGCACTCTGGGAAAAGCTGGATATTTCCTACACCGATTTCATCCGCACCACCCAGGAACGGCACAAGAAAGGTGTTGCCGACCTCTTCACCAAGGTCATGGGAAAAGGGGACATTTACCTGGGAGAGTACGAAGACTGGTACTGCACGCCATGCGAAACCTTCTGGACCGAGACCCAGCTCATCGACTACAAATGCCCGGACTGCAACCGCCCGACGGAAAAGCTCAAGGAAGAGTCCTACTTTTTCAGGATGAGCAAGTACCAGGAGCAGCTTCTGGCCCACATTGAAGCTAATCCTGATTTCATCCAGCCCAAGTCGCGGCGCAATGAAATAATCTCGTTCGTAAGAGAGGGTTTGCGGGACCTGTCTGTCTCCCGCACCACCTTCACATGGGGGATTCCGGTCCCGGGCAACGACAAGCATGTCATCTACGTCTGGTTCGACGCACTGACCAACTATATCACCGCCCTCGGCTATCCCGACGAGTCGGGAAATTTCAGTAAATTCTGGCCCGTCGACGCACACCTCATCGGCAAGGACATCCTTCGCTTCCACGCGGTCTACTGGCCGACCTTCCTCATGGCGGCAGGACTCCCCGTGCCGAAAAAGGTGTTTGCCCACGGTTGGTGGACCGTGGAAGGTCAGAAGATGAGCAAAAGCCTGCAAAACGTGGTTGAGCCGAACATGCTGATAGACAAATACGGGGTAGATGCGATCCGCTACTTCCTGCTGCGCGAGGTTCCCTTCGGCCTCGACGGAGACTTCTCGCACACGGCGCTGGTACACCGTATCAACTCGGATCTGGCCAATGACCTGGGAAACCTCCTCAACCGGTCAACGGCCATGGTCAACAAGTATTTTGGCGGCGTAGTGCAAGCGCCGGGAGTGTTTAACGAGATCGACAGTATCTACCGGGAGAAGACTGAGGAGATGGTGCGTCAGGTTGACGCTCACCTTGACGAACTCGCCTTCAGCAAAGCGCTCCAAAGCATCTGGGAAGTTGTTTCGGCCGGCAACAAATACATCGATGAAACAGCCCCCTGGACTTTGGCCAAGGACGAGGCGCAGAAAGACCGGCTCGCCACCGTCATGTACTGCCTGCTTGAGTCCCAGCGTATCGTCTATTTCATCATTTCTGCCTTTATGCCGCAGACTACGGTGAAAGGGCTCGGTTACCTGGGCTGGAACGAAGCGCCTGATGAAAATGGGCTGAGATGGGGCGGCCTCAAACCTGGAACGCAGGTAATTAAAGCTGAAGCGCTGTTTCCCCGGATTGAAGAGAAAGCAGAATAGAATTAAATAAATTGCATTCAAAAAGGCTCATGGCACCGTACCGGTTCCATGAGCCTTTTTGCATTTTCTAACCCCGATGAACGGGATAAGTCCCTTCACGAAAAATTCTTCGCAAAAAACATGCAAATAATTTTTCTAAGGGACTAACGGCCGGCCGAAAAGCGCAGTTCGCTGGAAGCGAAGAGAAAGAAAAGTCTGAAGAGACAGTACTTGTAGAACTCACTGAAGAGCAGGCGAAAACTGCCGCCGTGGCTCCACCACTCTTCCTTCAGGTTCTTGCTATCCACAGGATGGGGATAGATGGCGATATCCTTGGGCAGCACCTGGCGAAAAATCAGGGTGGCGCGCTTCATGTGATAGCGTGAAGTTATCAGCTTAATGGAACTGACATTATGCCGTACGATCATTTCCCTGGCGTAGAGGGCGTTTTCCAGGGTATTGCGCGAAACATTCTCGAGAAAAACCCCTTCACCGCTCCGCTCCCCCCGCCGCTCGGTGAACAGTTCGCCCTTGCGCACCGCCGGATCGACACCGATCAGAAAAAGCCAGCGCGCGCGATTCTCCCGGTACAGACGGACCCCTTCTTCGATACGGCCCCGTCCCCCGGCCAGGACCACAATCGCGTCGGACTTCACATCCCGCTGTCGCAGGGAAAAGGTTTTGTAGGTAAAATCGACAAAGAGAACGGCGATTACCACCAGACTAATTACGAGAAGTGAAAATATTCCACGAAAAAAAGCCATCTAAGATTATTCCTTCATTGCACGACGGACGACAAATAAATTAACTTGCATATACGACAGCGATCTGCTATAAATAGCAGCTTCAGTAAATTCGGAGGGTATAAAGATATGTCCAAAATATGCGAAATTTGCGGTAAAGGCCCCAGCTTCGGCAACAACGTCAGCCATGCTAACAACAAAACCAGCAGAATATGGTATCCCAACCTGCAGAAAATAAAAGCCGTGAAAAACGGTACGGTAAGGAGCATCAAGGTCTGCACCCGCTGCATCCGCTCCGGTCACGTGACAAAAGCGCTCTAACGGCAAACGGCCGTTGTGGGTTCTAAGTTCTAGGTTCTAGGTTCTAAGTTGCAAACTTAAGCCGCCGCGATAATTCGTGGGCGGCTTTTTTTCGTGGCTCCCGACCAACAGCAAGACAACCCGCCTCCATTTTTAACGTAGAACATAGAACAGCTTCTTAGCCAATGAACGCAATAACTTCGATTTCAACCATTGCCCCCCGCGGCAGACCATTTACCTCCACTGTGGAACGGGCCGGTGGATTCACTGGAAAACGCCTGCCGTACACCTCGTTAACTGCGGCAAAGTCAGCCAGGTTCGTCAGAAATATGGTGCTCTTCACCACATCTGCGAAGCCGAGTCCGGCAGCGGCCAGAATCGCAGCGATGTTCTCCATCACCACCTCGGCCTGCTCCGCGCAGCTTGTGCCGCGCAATTCGCCGGTTGTGGGATCGAGCGGTATCTGACCGGAGAAGAACACGAATGCGCCGGCCCTCACCCCCTGCGAGTATGGCCCGATTGCCTTGGGCGCCTGATCGGTAACTATCATCTCTTTTTGCATACAAATCTCACTTTCTCTTCACAAAGAAGATGCCGCACCATCAACCATCAACCATCAACCATCAACCATCAACCATCTACCGCCTTGATCAGCTCTTGAGCCTGTCCACTTTTATCACGCCCTTCACCTTCATCACACTGTTGAAGACCCTGTTCAGGTGATCCAGGTCGGTCACATCCACCTCGAAGGTATTGATGCCGCGCTTGTCAACGGTGCTTTGGATGGAGGCGCTCACGATATTGGCCTCACAATTGGTGATCGCCGTAGTGATGTTTGCCAGAATTCCCTTCTCATCATGGCAGGCAACCCTGATTTTAACCGGCAGGGCCGCCTTTTTATCCCTGCTCCAGGTCACATCGATGCGCCGTTCCGGATCACTATCCAAGGCAACGGGACAATCGGCGGTATGAACGGTAACCCCTCGCCCCCTGGTAATAAAACCTGTGATGTCATCGCCGGGGAGAGGATTGCAGCATTTACCGAAACGAACCAGCACATCTTCCACCCCGCTGATCTGAATGGCGCTGGAGGATTTGCCCTTGAGCTTCGCGATTACCTTGCCGATCCGTGTTTCTTTATGCTCTTGGACCTCTTCGATTTTCACTGTTGGGAAAAGCTTGCCCAATATCTGGTTACAGGACAGCTTTCCATAACCAACCGCCGCCATAAGGTCATCTTCACCGACAAAGCCGAATTCCACCGCCACCCGTTTTATCTCGCCAGTCTTCTGCATTTTGGCAAAGTTCTGCGAATAACGACGAAACTCTTTCTCGCAGATTTCCCGCCCCAGGGTAATGCTACGCAGACGTTCCTCGGTCTTGATCCAGGCGCGGATCTTGTTCCGCGCCCGGGAACTTCTGACAATCTTCAGCCAATCCTTGCTGGGTGTGTGATGCGGGGAGGTGATGACTTCGACGATGTCACCGTTTTTCAGCTCATACTTCAGGGGCACCAGCTTGCCGTTTACCTTGGCGCCAACGCAACGATGGCCCACATCGGTATGGACGCTGTAGGCAAAGTCTATGGGGGTCGAGCCCTTTGGATACCCCTTGACATCGCCTTTGGGAGTAAAGACGTAGACCTCTTCAGGGAACAGCTCCACCTTGACCGTGTCCATGAATTCCCGCGAATCGTCAAGCTCCTGCTGCCACTCAAGGAGCTGCCGGAGCCAGGTGAAGCGCTTCACCTCTTTTTCGTCGTACCCCTTGCCCTCCTTATATTTCCAGTGGGCGGCAATCCCCGCCTCAGCGACACGGTGCATCTCCCCGGTCCTGATCTGCACCTCCATCCTCTCGCCATAAGGCCCGATGACGGTGGTGTGAAGAGACTGGTACATGTTCCCCTTGGGCATGGCGATGTAATCCTTGAACCGGCCGGGAATCGGCTTCCAGGTAGAATGGATTATCCCCAGCACCTCATAGCATTCGCGAATATCCTCGACCATCACGCGGATGGCGACCAGGTCATAGATTTCGTCGATATCCACACTGCGGCTCTGCATTTTCCGGTAGATGGAGTAGAGATGTTTGCTCCTTCCGGAAACCTCGCCCGTGATCCCGTGGTCAGCCAGTTTTTCCTTGATGATCTGCATGACCTCATCCACATAGGATTCACGCTCTTTCTTCTTCTTTGTGACCTTGGATGCCAGATCGTAGTAGATTTGCGGATCAAGGTAGCGGAACGACAGATCTTCCAGTTCGCTCTTCACCCAGGAGATCCCGAGGCGATTGGCGATCGGTGCATAGATGTCGAGGGTCTCCTTGGCAATGCTGCGCTGTTTCGGCTCCGGCTGGTACTGAAGGGTGCGCATGTTGTGCAACCGGTCGGCCAGTTTGACCAGAATGACACGTATGTCATTGGCCATGGCCAGGAGCATCTTGCGGAAGTTTTCCGCCTGGCTTTCCTCCTTGGTCTTGAAATGGATCTTGCCGATTTTGGTGACGCCGTCAACCAGCCTGGCAACCTCGGCGCCGAACATCCCCTCCAGCTCCTCAAGGGTGGTCAGGGTATCCTCAACAGTGTCATGGAGAAGTCCTGTGACCACCGTGGGAACATCGAGCTTCAGGTCAGCAAGAATCCCCGCCACTTCCATGGGATGGACCAGGTAAGGCTCGCCGGAAAGGCGGGTCTGCCCCTGGTGCACCTTGGCACAGAAGACGTACGCCTTTCGGACTAAATCCAGGTCGCATGCCGGGTTGTAGGAAGCAACCTTATCCAGAATGTCGTTGAGTCTGATCATAATTGCTCATTCGGCTTACGCGCAGGGATGCGTTACCCGTCCCCTGCCATTAGCCTGAATTAAAGACAAAAAAAGGGCGGAAGCTTATAGTTTCCCCCCTTTACAACCCCGTATTAACGGCTTTTACGGCCAGATATCTCGAAATTGACTTTACCCGCTGCAATTTCACGCAACGCAAGCACCACATTCTTATTGCCGGCCCTGTTATCAATAAGTGGTTTTGCGCCCTTGAAGAGCTGCTTTACCCTTTTTGATGCCAACATAACCAGCAAAAAACGATTATCCACTTTTTCCAGACAATCTTCAACAGTAACTCGTGCCATATATGCTCCTTTGGAAAATGTGATAACGGGAAGATGAAATTAAATTTCGAACAGCTGTGAAACGCCTTCCAGCACCCTGTGGGTCTTGCATTGCTCGGCAATCAGCACCGACTTCAACTCTTCAACGGCCTTGCTGAAAACATCGTTGACAATGATGTAGTCATACCAGCGGGATTCTTTTATCTCATCAGCCGCAGCCTCGATACGCCGTTCGATCACCTCCGGAGCATCGGAACTTCGACAATCGAGCCTGCGTCGCAATTCCTGAAAGCTCGGCGGAAGGACAAACAGGTAAACCGCCCCATGATAACGCCTCTTAAGCTGGTGCGCGCCCTGGCAATCGATATCCAGAATCACGTCGATACCGCACTTGCGGTATTCTTCCAGTGTTTTAAGGGCCGTACCGTAGTAATTGCCATGAACTTCAGCCCACTCGGCAAATTCTTCGGCCGCCACCATCCGTTTAAACTCGGCAATGGGTACGAAGTAATAATCCCGGCCATGCACCTCGCCGGGCCTTGCAGGACGCGTAGTGTAGCTGACAGAATGCCGCAAGTTCGGGAAAATGTCAATGACTTCCTTGCAGAGCGTGGTCTTTCCAGCCCCTGATGGAGCGGAAATAACGAATAAAATACCTTCACGTTTCATGGTTACCCCATTCAAAAAAGTTCGAAGTTCGACGTTCGAGGTTTACAGTCAAATTAAGATGGAGGCTTTGTTAACCTAGAACTTAGAACGTAGAACTTAGAACGTCGCCTTTATTACTCGATGTTCTGCACCTGCTCGCGGATTCTTTCAAGCTCTGCCTTGAGCTCCACCACGCAGAGCGCGATTTCCGCATCATTGGCCTTGGAACCGATGGTGTTCACCTCACGGTTGATTTCCTGTAAGAGAAAGTCCAGCTTGCGCCCTACCGGCTCATTGAGCGCAAGGGTCTCGTCAAACTGCTGCAAATGGCTGTTGAAACGGACCAATTCCTCGGTAATGTCGCAGCGGTCGGCCATGATGGCGACCTCCTGGGCCAGGCGTTCATCCGTGACAGTGCTGTCCAAAGCCAGCTGTGCCACCCGTTCCTTGATCCTCGCGGCGAACTCAGCCACCACCAGCGGCGACCGCTCTGCCACGCGATCAATGATGACAGACAACAGCGACCGCCTTTTGCGCAGGTCATCCAACAACGTTTCGCCCTCCCGCGACCGCATGGCATCCAGACTGTCCGTCGCACGCTGCACAGCGGTCATAAGTTCCTCAGGGACCGACTCCGGGGCAGCAACGCTCTCGCTGACGCCCATCACATCCTTCTGTGCGGCAATAAGGGCCAATGACACCTCTTCGGCAAGGCCCAGGGCCTCCCTGATGCTGCTGAAAGCTCTGTAGTAGCTTCTTGCCAGGGGGAGGTTGACCGCTGGGCCGGCCGTCCCGCCGGCACTTTCCTCGCGCTGAACGAAGACCTCGATCTTGCCTCGCTTCAACCTCTGACTAACGGCTTTTTTTATGTCGTTCTCAAAGGGGAGGAACATGCGCGGCAACTTAACAAAAATTTCCCCGTATCGATGGTTAACCGACCGTATCTCCACGATTATCCGGCCAGTGGGTAAATCAACCTCTGCCTTGCCGTAACCGGTCATGCTTTTTATCATATCATCTCCTTACAGGGTTTTACGTTGGTAACAGCTTAAAGTTCCATTACTCAAGCCAGAGGGACGATCAGGAAGGTATGCAGGAAAAGCCCTGTTCCCTGAAACGCTTGTCAAGGGTAAAGGCCGTTGTGATACCGAGCAGCCGCATAGTTTCAAAACTCACACAGTCCACAAGGCTCAGTTTCCTTCTTGAAGCGGAAAGCATGATGCCTACCGCTGCGCTGTGCAAGGTTTTGTCGATCCATTCAGTCTGCAGGACCGGGACAATATCCTCCTGGAATACCTTAGTCGCCGCAAGACCCAATCGGGTCTGCACGAGGGCAAAAGTTTCCACCAGAACATAATTTGTTGTTACCAGGAGATCATCGGATGACAACATGTCAACCCATGCGTTTTTTACCCTGGCGTGGCTTGCGTCGTCCCTGTCCAGTACCGCCAGAAATCCCGATGTATCAATAAAAATGCTCATCCACTAAATGCCTCTGCCAGATAATCGTCGTGGTTTGCAGAAAGGTCATGAACTCCGGACTTAAAACGACCGACAGCCTTCATTGCCCGCTCCCTCTGCTTTTTGGGGTCCGCAACATCTTTGGATCTGGCAAAAAAATCCACTGCCTGCCTGATAACCGCTGCCATGGACTTATGCTGAGATGCGGCAATTCTCTTTAGCATAGCCACCTGATTCTCAGACAACTGGATTTGGGTCCTCACCATAAATTACTCCCGATAGTGATTACATTTTCACACAAACGATAACAGTTCAACGGAGAGCTGTCAAGCCGGATAAAACCGATAAACTCTTTCAGGGTTTTGCCCTAAAGTTCAAGTGATGCGCGTACCGTAGAAGATTGACTTTCAGATTGTGACTTAACGATGTACGGTTAGAAATTTGCATGTGGCAGCGGGCCAGTAGCCAACGTACCGTCTCCGGTT
This genomic window contains:
- a CDS encoding type II toxin-antitoxin system VapC family toxin produces the protein MSIFIDTSGFLAVLDRDDASHARVKNAWVDMLSSDDLLVTTNYVLVETFALVQTRLGLAATKVFQEDIVPVLQTEWIDKTLHSAAVGIMLSASRRKLSLVDCVSFETMRLLGITTAFTLDKRFREQGFSCIPS
- the metG gene encoding methionine--tRNA ligase, whose product is MSRAFYVTTPIYYVNDVPHIGHAYTTLAADVLARYKRLKGFEVFFLTGTDEHGQKVEKAANAAGETPQELADRVMKRFQALWEKLDISYTDFIRTTQERHKKGVADLFTKVMGKGDIYLGEYEDWYCTPCETFWTETQLIDYKCPDCNRPTEKLKEESYFFRMSKYQEQLLAHIEANPDFIQPKSRRNEIISFVREGLRDLSVSRTTFTWGIPVPGNDKHVIYVWFDALTNYITALGYPDESGNFSKFWPVDAHLIGKDILRFHAVYWPTFLMAAGLPVPKKVFAHGWWTVEGQKMSKSLQNVVEPNMLIDKYGVDAIRYFLLREVPFGLDGDFSHTALVHRINSDLANDLGNLLNRSTAMVNKYFGGVVQAPGVFNEIDSIYREKTEEMVRQVDAHLDELAFSKALQSIWEVVSAGNKYIDETAPWTLAKDEAQKDRLATVMYCLLESQRIVYFIISAFMPQTTVKGLGYLGWNEAPDENGLRWGGLKPGTQVIKAEALFPRIEEKAE
- the gmk gene encoding guanylate kinase, translating into MKREGILFVISAPSGAGKTTLCKEVIDIFPNLRHSVSYTTRPARPGEVHGRDYYFVPIAEFKRMVAAEEFAEWAEVHGNYYGTALKTLEEYRKCGIDVILDIDCQGAHQLKRRYHGAVYLFVLPPSFQELRRRLDCRSSDAPEVIERRIEAAADEIKESRWYDYIIVNDVFSKAVEELKSVLIAEQCKTHRVLEGVSQLFEI
- the rpmB gene encoding 50S ribosomal protein L28, with the translated sequence MSKICEICGKGPSFGNNVSHANNKTSRIWYPNLQKIKAVKNGTVRSIKVCTRCIRSGHVTKAL
- a CDS encoding YicC/YloC family endoribonuclease, translated to MIKSMTGYGKAEVDLPTGRIIVEIRSVNHRYGEIFVKLPRMFLPFENDIKKAVSQRLKRGKIEVFVQREESAGGTAGPAVNLPLARSYYRAFSSIREALGLAEEVSLALIAAQKDVMGVSESVAAPESVPEELMTAVQRATDSLDAMRSREGETLLDDLRKRRSLLSVIIDRVAERSPLVVAEFAARIKERVAQLALDSTVTDERLAQEVAIMADRCDITEELVRFNSHLQQFDETLALNEPVGRKLDFLLQEINREVNTIGSKANDAEIALCVVELKAELERIREQVQNIE
- a CDS encoding Rid family detoxifying hydrolase, encoding MQKEMIVTDQAPKAIGPYSQGVRAGAFVFFSGQIPLDPTTGELRGTSCAEQAEVVMENIAAILAAAGLGFADVVKSTIFLTNLADFAAVNEVYGRRFPVNPPARSTVEVNGLPRGAMVEIEVIAFIG
- a CDS encoding RelA/SpoT family protein, with amino-acid sequence MIRLNDILDKVASYNPACDLDLVRKAYVFCAKVHQGQTRLSGEPYLVHPMEVAGILADLKLDVPTVVTGLLHDTVEDTLTTLEELEGMFGAEVARLVDGVTKIGKIHFKTKEESQAENFRKMLLAMANDIRVILVKLADRLHNMRTLQYQPEPKQRSIAKETLDIYAPIANRLGISWVKSELEDLSFRYLDPQIYYDLASKVTKKKKERESYVDEVMQIIKEKLADHGITGEVSGRSKHLYSIYRKMQSRSVDIDEIYDLVAIRVMVEDIRECYEVLGIIHSTWKPIPGRFKDYIAMPKGNMYQSLHTTVIGPYGERMEVQIRTGEMHRVAEAGIAAHWKYKEGKGYDEKEVKRFTWLRQLLEWQQELDDSREFMDTVKVELFPEEVYVFTPKGDVKGYPKGSTPIDFAYSVHTDVGHRCVGAKVNGKLVPLKYELKNGDIVEVITSPHHTPSKDWLKIVRSSRARNKIRAWIKTEERLRSITLGREICEKEFRRYSQNFAKMQKTGEIKRVAVEFGFVGEDDLMAAVGYGKLSCNQILGKLFPTVKIEEVQEHKETRIGKVIAKLKGKSSSAIQISGVEDVLVRFGKCCNPLPGDDITGFITRGRGVTVHTADCPVALDSDPERRIDVTWSRDKKAALPVKIRVACHDEKGILANITTAITNCEANIVSASIQSTVDKRGINTFEVDVTDLDHLNRVFNSVMKVKGVIKVDRLKS
- a CDS encoding PSP1 domain-containing protein → MAKIVKIQFNAAGKLYDFNAGNLELKAGDKVIVETERGKSIGSVVVAPREYEKAHLPEGLKNIQRKAEPADLEAVAANAVKEKEAHKFCLAKIKERGMEMKLVRVEYLFDGSKAIFYFTADGRVDFRELVKDLAHAFHTRIEMRQIGVRDESKMVGGIGICGRELCCSSYLREFEPVSVKMAKEQNLALNPTKISGQCGRLLCCLSYEFDTYCSLRKCLPKCGKHVRCGSVEGEVVKLNVLQGTVTVKSDHDGLVVLKGDDIKPENITDRQKKPQKGEPDETVRQEAKPHPPTQPGGKSRRDRRSDSKEKSKKEK
- a CDS encoding YdcF family protein — encoded protein: MAFFRGIFSLLVISLVVIAVLFVDFTYKTFSLRQRDVKSDAIVVLAGGRGRIEEGVRLYRENRARWLFLIGVDPAVRKGELFTERRGERSGEGVFLENVSRNTLENALYAREMIVRHNVSSIKLITSRYHMKRATLIFRQVLPKDIAIYPHPVDSKNLKEEWWSHGGSFRLLFSEFYKYCLFRLFFLFASSELRFSAGR
- a CDS encoding ribbon-helix-helix protein, CopG family, which gives rise to MVRTQIQLSENQVAMLKRIAASQHKSMAAVIRQAVDFFARSKDVADPKKQRERAMKAVGRFKSGVHDLSANHDDYLAEAFSG
- the rpoZ gene encoding DNA-directed RNA polymerase subunit omega — protein: MARVTVEDCLEKVDNRFLLVMLASKRVKQLFKGAKPLIDNRAGNKNVVLALREIAAGKVNFEISGRKSR